A window of the Gossypium arboreum isolate Shixiya-1 chromosome 2, ASM2569848v2, whole genome shotgun sequence genome harbors these coding sequences:
- the LOC108467206 gene encoding uncharacterized protein LOC108467206 has product MASSNLKMMKSPLTTSVDKGHLLPMKASVMIATKINTATVPLQVKCEKGHEPSTTDGFAVSRRHMMKCLTAEVLGLTLLLKPAEARMSRLEMKKKMMKKLEELREKAGVSKPKTENNGMKKSPILPLPLPAPEGRVGAFVEANVNNAL; this is encoded by the exons ATGGCATCCTCTAACTTGAAGATGATGAAAAGCCCACTTACCACTTCAGTAGACAAAGGACACTTATTACCCATGAAAGCATCAGTTATGATCGCTACAAAGATAAACACAGCTACAGTTCCTCTTCAG GTGAAATGTGAGAAAGGACATGAACCATCGACAACAGATGGTTTTGCTGTTTCACGAAGACATATGATGAAGTGTTTAACTGCCGAAGTTCTTGGTCTTACCCTTCTCCTGAAACCTGCAGAAGCTCGTATGAGTAGACTTGaaatgaagaaaaagatgatGAAGAAGCTTGAGGAGCTTAGGGAGAAGGCTGGAGTATCTAAGCCAAAAACTGAGAATAATGGGATGAAGAAGTCTCCGATATTGCCACTTCCACTGCCAGCCCCTGAAGGCAGAGTTGGAGCATTTGTGGAAGCAAACGTTAACAATGCCTTGTGA
- the LOC108467205 gene encoding uncharacterized protein LOC108467205, translating to MSPIKTSFISLLIIVSMGVAVAVAGKTHVIDFQWPNLYPEGMAWDLLAQHFIVGSLNHRTIHSVSDAGVVETLISDPALPENVTVLGLTVDFTKNRLLACLHSVSPLPPFNALVAYDLRTRRRLFLSLLPSDPDFPIASIGRGRDVANDVAVDFKGNAYVTNSVGNFIWKVNEEGEAWIFSRSPAFSRYPSVMGKNEPFNDCGLNGIAYVSKGYLLVVQSNTGKMFKVDEENGKARTVLLNQDLVMPDGIAIRRDGVVLVVSTQKLWFLKSDDSWGEGVVYDKTALEEEGFATSVVVGEEGRAYVLYGHVMEGINGKEREGFKIVEVRSEKESGEEHVWIYVLLGLGLAYFLIWRFQMKQLVNNMDKKIN from the coding sequence ATGTCTCCAATAAAAACTAGCTTTATATCCTTACTTATCATCGTTTCCATGGGCGTTGCTGTCGCCGTCGCCGGGAAGACGCACGTCATCGATTTCCAATGGCCTAACCTCTACCCAGAAGGCATGGCCTGGGACCTATTAGCCCAGCACTTCATCGTCGGTTCCCTAAACCACCGTACAATCCACTCCGTTTCCGACGCAGGCGTTGTCGAAACTCTGATCTCCGATCCCGCCCTCCCTGAAAACGTTACTGTTTTAGGTCTGACGGTAGATTTCACTAAAAACCGCCTTCTCGCTTGCCTCCACTCTGTTTCCCCTCTCCCTCCATTCAACGCCCTCGTCGCCTACGACCTCCGCACCCGCCGCCGCCTCTTTCTCTCCCTCCTCCCCTCCGACCCTGATTTCCCCATCGCCTCAATCGGCCGCGGGCGTGACGTTGCCAACGACGTTGCCGTCGACTTCAAGGGCAACGCTTACGTCACCAACTCGGTCGGAAACTTCATCTGGAAAGTCAACGAAGAGGGAGAGGCGTGGATCTTCTCGAGATCTCCAGCCTTTAGCCGTTACCCATCGGTTATGGGCAAAAACGAACCGTTCAACGATTGCGGCCTCAACGGAATCGCTTACGTCAGCAAGGGATATTTACTGGTGGTGCAAAGCAATACGGGCAAGATGTTTAAGGTGGATGAGGAGAATGGGAAAGCGAGGACAGTTTTGCTGAACCAGGATTTGGTTATGCCAGATGGGATTGCGATCAGGAGAGACGGCGTCGTTTTAGTGGTGTCAACGCAAAAGCTTTGGTTTTTGAAGAGCGACGATAGTTGGGGAGAAGGGGTGGTGTATGACAAAACTGCCCTTGAGGAGGAAGGGTTCGCAACCTCAGTTGTAGTGGGTGAGGAAGGGAGGGCGTATGTGTTATATGGGCATGTGATGGAGGGTATAAATGGGAAAGAGAGGGAGGGGTTTAAGATAGTGGAGGTGAGGTCGGAGAAAGAGAGTGGGGAGGAACATGTTTGGATTTATGTGCTGCTAGGGTTAGGTTTGGCTTATTTTTTAATTTGGAGGTTCCAAATGAAACAGCTTGTCAACAACATGGACAAAAAAATCAATTAG